The following coding sequences lie in one Sulfurimonas hongkongensis genomic window:
- a CDS encoding cation:proton antiporter has product MDATLLYIVMALGISTVFNLLLKRLGVSQIIGYILTGTVLVYTFDLQYLKGSTTLEHIGEFGIVFLMFTIGLEISLNKMNSMKKEIFLNGFLQVGVTAAVVYSIAHFIFGMETISAIILSLAFALSSTAVVLSYLKASKEIYTPYGQRATGILIFQDIAVIPILILLGFLTSSGDSSIAIILRDTAISAIIVVGLLFVVGKRLMTWLLHFSTSSEVEELFMGSVLFIVISASLLASFFGFTYSLGAFVAGMIIAETKYHHKVEFDIAPFKDILLGTFFIIVGMKIDFMYFLNHFWLTLGIFILVLIIKTLIMYMLLRPTSGHATSLKTALALSQVGEFSFVIFAVASNGGLLEKELEALFVLVVIFSMMVTPFFISKISASIDYLTREEYLAVDTKEFARRKDHVIVCGYSIIGKFVAKELEAVDAPHVIIDNSPKHVQEALRAGKEAYLGDMSKLSMLEALNAESSAAVIVTLDNIDKKRAICEAVLKHTNNINLIVKVASLQEINALQDLDITVMVDSKLEVGKVLVEKMMSCELR; this is encoded by the coding sequence ATGGACGCAACACTTTTATATATTGTTATGGCTCTAGGTATTTCTACAGTTTTTAACTTACTTTTAAAACGTCTAGGAGTCTCACAGATTATCGGTTATATACTAACAGGAACTGTTCTTGTATATACCTTTGATTTACAATATCTAAAGGGTTCTACTACTCTAGAACATATTGGCGAGTTTGGTATTGTTTTTTTGATGTTTACTATTGGACTTGAGATATCTCTAAACAAAATGAACTCCATGAAAAAAGAGATATTTTTAAATGGTTTTTTGCAAGTTGGAGTCACAGCTGCAGTGGTTTACTCCATCGCGCACTTTATTTTTGGAATGGAGACCATCTCTGCTATTATCCTCTCACTAGCCTTTGCACTCTCTTCTACGGCTGTAGTTTTAAGTTACTTAAAGGCCTCAAAAGAGATATATACACCCTATGGGCAAAGAGCCACGGGGATACTTATCTTTCAAGACATTGCAGTAATCCCCATACTAATACTTTTGGGTTTTTTAACAAGTAGTGGTGATAGTTCTATTGCTATTATTTTAAGAGATACCGCCATCAGTGCCATAATAGTAGTAGGGCTTCTTTTTGTAGTTGGTAAAAGGCTTATGACATGGCTTCTTCACTTCTCTACCTCTAGTGAAGTAGAAGAGCTTTTTATGGGCTCAGTACTTTTTATAGTTATCAGTGCCTCACTTTTAGCATCTTTTTTCGGGTTTACTTACTCACTGGGAGCTTTTGTGGCTGGAATGATAATAGCTGAGACAAAGTACCATCATAAAGTGGAATTTGATATAGCACCATTTAAAGATATCTTGCTTGGAACCTTTTTTATCATCGTTGGAATGAAGATAGATTTTATGTACTTTTTAAATCATTTCTGGCTTACACTCGGTATCTTTATACTTGTCTTAATCATAAAAACACTTATCATGTACATGCTACTTCGTCCAACAAGTGGACACGCAACTTCATTAAAGACAGCACTTGCACTCTCTCAAGTTGGAGAATTTTCCTTTGTAATCTTTGCAGTTGCATCCAATGGTGGGCTTTTAGAAAAGGAGTTAGAAGCTCTTTTTGTTCTTGTTGTGATCTTTTCTATGATGGTAACACCATTTTTTATCTCAAAAATTAGTGCATCTATTGACTATCTTACTCGTGAAGAGTACTTAGCAGTAGATACTAAAGAGTTTGCTAGAAGAAAAGACCATGTTATAGTTTGTGGATATAGCATCATAGGTAAGTTTGTCGCAAAAGAGCTTGAAGCGGTAGATGCGCCACATGTTATCATTGACAATTCTCCAAAACATGTTCAAGAAGCACTAAGAGCAGGAAAAGAGGCTTATTTAGGCGATATGTCGAAACTATCTATGCTAGAGGCGCTAAATGCTGAGAGTTCAGCTGCAGTCATTGTAACGCTTGATAATATAGATAAGAAGCGTGCTATTTGTGAAGCTGTTTTAAAACATACAAACAACATAAATCTTATAGTAAAAGTAGCATCACTCCAAGAAATAAATGCACTCCAAGATTTAGATATTACAGTTATGGTGGATTCTAAACTTGAGGTTGGTAAGGTGTTAGTTGAGAAGATGATGAGCTGTGAATTAAGATAA